One window of the Grus americana isolate bGruAme1 chromosome 13, bGruAme1.mat, whole genome shotgun sequence genome contains the following:
- the COG4 gene encoding conserved oligomeric Golgi complex subunit 4 yields MAAATAPGPRVSGGEGGVCPTSALSMERIQSFTDLADLEAAYSRLCEEEKVVQEELDALLEQQSTIENKMVALHRMGPNLQLIEGDAQQLAGMITFTCNLAENVSSKVRQLDLAKNRLYQAIQRADDILDLKFCMDGVQTALRNEDYEQAAAHIHRYLSLDKSVIELSRQGKEGGIIDANLKLLQEAEQRLKAIVTEKFDTAMKQGDLPQVERFFKIFPLLGLHEEGLSKFSEYLCKQVANKAEENLQLVMGTDMSDRRAAVIFADTLTLLFEGIARIVETHQPIVETYYGPGRLYTLIKHLQVECDRQVEKVVDKFIKERDYHRQFQQVQNSMMRSSSAEKIEPRELDPILTEVTLMNARSELYLRFIKRRIIADFEVGDSMASEEVKQEHQKYLDKLLNNCLLSRTMQELIGYYITMEEYFMRETVNKAVAMDSYEKGQLTSSMVDDVFYIVKKCIGRALSSSSIDCLCAMINHSTTELESDFREVLYNKLKQGFPATTFQDFQRGVTSAVNIMHSSLQQGKFDTKGIESTDEAKQSFLVTLNNVEVCSENIMTLKKTLESDCSKLLSQGFGGEQAQAKIDSCLSDMAAVSNKFRDLLQEGLNELNSTAIKPQVKPWINLFLSVSHNIEEEEFSDYEANDPWVQQFIVNLEQQMTEFKAGLSPVIYDTLTGLMTSLIAIELEKVLLKSTFSRLGGLQFDKELRSLIAYLTTVTTWTIRDKFARLSQMATILNLERVTEILDYWGPNSGPLTWRLTPAEVRQVLALRIDFRSEDIKRLRL; encoded by the exons atggcggcggccACGGCGCCGGGCCCGAGGGTGTCGGGCGGGGAGGGCGGTGTCTGCCCCACCTCCGCCCTCTCCATGGAGCGGATTCAGTCGTTCACCGACCTGGCGGACCTGGAGGCCGCCTACAGCCGGCTGTGTGAGGAGGAG aaagtcGTGCAGGAAGAGCTGGATGCCCTCCTGGAACAGCAAAGCACTATAGAGAACAAGATGGTTGCACTTCATCGCATGGG CCCTAATTTGCAGCTCATCGAGGGGGATGCCCAGCAGTTGGCGGGGATGATCACCTTCACCTGTAACCTGGCCGAGAACGTCAGCAGTAAAGTCCGACAGCTTGACCTTGCCAAG AATCGACTCTATCAGGCCATTCAGAGAGCTGATGACATCCTCGACCTGAAGTTCTGCATGGATGGAGTTCAAACAGCCCTGCGAAATGAAGATTACGAACAAGCAGCAGCTCATATCCATCGCTATCTGTCTCTGGACAAATCAGTGATTGAGCTCAGTCGTCAGGGCAAGGAAG GGGGCATAATTGATGCCAACCTGAAGCTCctgcaggaagcagagcagCGCCTGAAGGCAATCGTCACAGAGAAATTTGACACGGCTATGAAGCAGGGAGACCTGCCCCAGGTGGAGCGGTTCTTCAAGATCTTTCCTCTGCTAGGCTTACATGAAGAGGGGCTGAGCAAGTTCTCGGAGTACCTCTGCAAGCAG GTGGCcaacaaagcagaagagaaccTGCAGCTGGTGATGGGGACAGACATGAGTGACCGTCGAGCTGCTGTCATCTTTGCGGACACCCTGACGCTCCTCTTTGAAG GGATTGCTCGCATTGTGGAGACCCACCAACCCATTGTGGAGACCTACTACGGGCCGGGGAGGCTCTACACCCTCATCAAGCACCTGCAAGTGGAGTGCGACCGGCAGGTGGAGAAAGTGGTGGACAAGTTCATCAAAGAGAGGGACTATCACAGGCAG TTCCAGCAAGTTCAGAATAGCATGATGAGAAGTTCTTCTGCAGAGAAGATTGAACCGAG GGAACTTGACCCTATTTTAACAGAAGTCACCCTGATGAATGCCCGCAGTGAGCTCTACTTGAGGTTCATCAAGAGACGAATAATAGCCGATTTTGAGGTGGGAGACTCGATGGCCTCAGAGGAGGTAAAGCAAG AGCATCAGAAATACCTGGACAAGCTCCTCAACAACTGTCTGCTGAGCCGCACCATGCAAGAGCTCATTGGCTACTACATCACCATGGAGGAATACTTCATGAGGGAGACTGTCAACAAG GCTGTCGCCATGGACAGCTACGAGAAGGGCCAGCTCACCTCCAGCATGGTGGATGACGTGTTTTATATAGTGAAGAAGTGCATCGGGCGTGCTCTGTCCAGCTCCAGCATAGATTGTCTCTGTGCCATGATCAACCACTCCACCACCGAGCTGGAGTCTGACTTCAG GGAGGTTCTGTACAACAAGCTGAAGCAGGGCTTTCCAGCCACGACCTTCCAGGACTTCCAGAGAGGGGTGACCAGTGCCGTGAACATCAtgcacagcagcctgcagcagggcaaGTTCGATACCAAGGGCATTGAAAGCACCGACGAAGCGAAGCAGTCCTTTCTG gtgaCCTTAAACAATGTGGAAGTCTGCAGCGAAAACATCATGACCCTAAAGAAGACCTTAGAG agTGACTGCAGCAAACTGCTTAGCCAAGGCTTCGGGGGTGAGCAAGCGCAGGCCAAGATTGACAGCTGCCTCTCTGACATGGCTGCCGTCTCCAACAAATTTCGTGACCTGCTGCAG GAAGGTCTCAACGAGCTGAACAGCACTGCCATCAAACCCCAGGTGAAGCCCTGGATCAACCTCTTCCTCTCTGTCTCCCACAACATCGAGGAG GAGGAGTTCAGTGACTATGAAGCTAACGATCCCTGGGTCCAGCAGTTCATCGTTAATCTGGAACAGCAGATGACAGAGTTCAAG GCTGGACTGTCCCCAGTGATTTACGATACCCTCACTGGTCTTATGACCAGTCTCATAGCCATCGAACTGGAGAAAGTGCTGCTCAAATCCACCTTCAGCAGG CTTGGCGGTCTGCAGTTCGACAAGGAGCTGAGGTCTCTCATAGCCTATCTCACCACAGTCACCACCTGGACTATCCGCGACAAGTTTGCCCGTCTTTCCCAGATGGCCACCATCCTCAATCTGGAAAGG gtgaCGGAGATCCTGGATTACTGGGGCCCGAACTCTGGCCCGCTCACCTGGCGCCTTACTCCCGCCGAAGTCCGGCAGGTGCTGGCTCTCCGAATCGACTTCCGCAGCGAGGATATCAAGCGGCTGCGCCTGTAG